One part of the Alistipes onderdonkii genome encodes these proteins:
- a CDS encoding PG0541 family transporter-associated protein translates to MKAVFLSYNQALTDRVNAILDEQGVRGFTRWALTEGRGSFDGEPHYGTHAWPSMNASLMAIVDDEKVAPLMEAFREMDAATKMQGSRAFVWNIEQTY, encoded by the coding sequence ATGAAAGCAGTATTCTTATCATACAACCAGGCGCTCACCGACCGTGTGAACGCCATCCTCGACGAGCAGGGCGTCCGCGGCTTCACGCGCTGGGCGCTGACCGAGGGTCGCGGGTCGTTCGACGGCGAACCCCATTACGGCACGCATGCCTGGCCGTCGATGAACGCTTCGCTCATGGCCATCGTCGACGACGAAAAGGTCGCGCCGCTGATGGAGGCTTTCCGGGAGATGGACGCCGCCACCAAGATGCAGGGCTCGCGCGCCTTCGTCTGGAATATCGAGCAGACCTACTGA
- a CDS encoding MBL fold metallo-hydrolase, with protein sequence MKLTFLGTGTSQGVPVIGCRCKVCTSADKRDNRLRTSAMVEACGVRMVIDAGPDFRCQMLRTGIRHLDAILLTHEHKDHIGGLDDVRAFNFVDYPPLVHKVDIYAAPHTLGVVRKDFDYAFAQDKYRGVPEIELHEIDVTRPFRVGGLEVVPVSGHHSDRFAVTGYRIGRLAYLTDFKTIGDAEVEKLRGVEVLVVNALRFTEHYSHFNVAEALALIARVAPREAYLTHMSHDIGLHAVTEPTLPRGVHMAYDTLQIEIND encoded by the coding sequence ATGAAACTCACCTTTCTGGGAACGGGCACCTCGCAGGGCGTCCCTGTCATCGGGTGCCGCTGCAAGGTCTGCACCTCGGCCGACAAGCGCGACAACCGCCTGCGCACTTCGGCCATGGTCGAGGCGTGCGGCGTGCGTATGGTCATCGACGCCGGCCCCGATTTCCGCTGCCAAATGCTCCGTACGGGCATCCGCCACCTCGACGCCATCCTCCTCACGCACGAACACAAAGATCATATCGGCGGGCTGGACGACGTGCGGGCTTTCAACTTTGTCGATTACCCGCCGCTGGTGCACAAGGTCGACATCTACGCCGCACCCCATACCCTCGGCGTCGTGCGCAAGGACTTCGACTATGCCTTCGCGCAGGATAAATACCGCGGTGTGCCCGAAATCGAGTTGCATGAGATCGACGTCACCCGGCCGTTCCGGGTCGGGGGACTGGAAGTCGTTCCCGTATCGGGACACCATTCCGACCGTTTCGCCGTTACGGGCTACCGTATCGGCAGGCTGGCCTACCTGACCGATTTCAAGACCATCGGGGATGCCGAGGTCGAAAAACTCCGGGGCGTGGAGGTGCTCGTCGTCAACGCGCTCCGCTTTACGGAGCATTATTCCCATTTCAACGTGGCCGAAGCCCTTGCGCTCATCGCCCGCGTTGCCCCGCGCGAGGCCTACCTCACGCACATGTCCCACGACATCGGCCTGCATGCCGTGACGGAGCCGACGCTCCCCCGCGGCGTACACATGGCCTACGATACGTTGCAGATTGAAATAAACGATTGA
- a CDS encoding SDR family oxidoreductase, which translates to MKDFKNKVVIVTGASSGIGEAMAREFAAQGARVVLGARSVQKLQLIAGDIRSRGGQAAYCGVDVTDVGECRRLIDTAVREFGGIDVLVCNAGLSMRAIFDDVDLEVLHRLMDVNFWGTVNCCKFALPYLQQSHGSIVGISSVAGLHGLPGRTGYSASKFAMTGFLETLRIENLRKGLHVMVACPGFTASNVRFSALTADGTQQGETPRDEAKMMTPEEVARIVARGILKRKRLCLMENEGRATHFVKKFAPGFLDRMFYLVMSREPDSPLK; encoded by the coding sequence ATGAAAGATTTTAAAAATAAGGTCGTCATCGTGACGGGTGCTTCGTCGGGTATCGGCGAGGCGATGGCACGCGAGTTCGCCGCACAGGGCGCCCGCGTGGTGCTGGGTGCGCGCAGTGTGCAGAAATTACAGCTTATCGCGGGCGACATCCGTTCCCGGGGCGGGCAGGCCGCCTATTGCGGCGTCGATGTGACCGATGTCGGCGAGTGCCGCCGGCTCATCGACACGGCCGTGCGTGAGTTCGGGGGTATCGACGTGCTGGTTTGCAACGCCGGGCTTTCGATGCGCGCCATTTTCGACGACGTCGACCTGGAGGTGCTCCACCGCCTGATGGACGTCAATTTCTGGGGTACGGTCAACTGTTGCAAATTCGCCCTGCCGTATCTCCAGCAGTCGCACGGTTCGATTGTCGGTATCTCGTCTGTCGCCGGGCTGCACGGGTTGCCGGGACGCACGGGCTATTCGGCCTCGAAGTTCGCCATGACGGGGTTCCTCGAAACGCTGCGCATCGAAAACCTCCGAAAAGGGTTGCATGTGATGGTAGCCTGCCCGGGTTTCACGGCATCCAACGTCCGCTTCTCGGCCCTCACGGCCGACGGCACGCAGCAGGGCGAAACCCCGCGTGACGAGGCGAAGATGATGACCCCCGAAGAGGTCGCCCGCATTGTCGCCCGCGGCATCCTGAAGCGCAAGCGCCTCTGCCTGATGGAAAACGAGGGGCGTGCCACGCATTTTGTCAAGAAGTTCGCCCCCGGCTTCCTCGACCGCATGTTCTACCTGGTGATGTCCCGGGAGCCCGATTCGCCGCTGAAATAA
- the tatA gene encoding twin-arginine translocase TatA/TatE family subunit, with product MTLSIIPLFLGPTELILILLVVLLLFGGRKIPELMRGLGRGVKEFKDSSKEDGKDGNKDGGAKKKE from the coding sequence ATGACATTATCCATCATCCCCCTGTTCCTCGGCCCGACCGAGCTCATACTTATCCTGTTGGTCGTATTGCTCCTGTTCGGCGGCAGGAAGATCCCCGAACTGATGCGCGGCCTGGGACGCGGCGTCAAGGAGTTCAAGGACTCCTCGAAGGAAGACGGCAAGGACGGCAATAAGGACGGCGGGGCGAAGAAAAAGGAATAA